One genomic window of Paraburkholderia acidiphila includes the following:
- a CDS encoding 2-hydroxyacid dehydrogenase, translating into MKIIFWFPQTDASTWLHGLARALPDAELREWQPGDTDPADYAVVWHPPRELFGVPGLRAIFNLGAGVDAILAHERERPGTLPGTAMLVRLEDSGMGRQMSEYVQHAVLRYLRRFDEYALAQARREWHVLAPHPHETFTVGVLGLGVLGAQVAHAVASLGVPVRGFSRSTKTIEGIETFSGELHGEQFDAFLDGVKVLVNLLPATPDTESVLNARTFGKLSRGAYLVNVARGTHLDEQDLLDALANGTLAAATLDVFREEPLPSDHLFWGEPRITITPHSSALTLRDEAISQVADKIGALARGETVSGVVHVGRGY; encoded by the coding sequence ATGAAGATCATTTTCTGGTTCCCGCAGACTGACGCCTCCACGTGGCTGCACGGCCTCGCGCGCGCCCTGCCCGACGCCGAGCTGCGTGAATGGCAGCCCGGCGACACCGATCCCGCCGATTACGCGGTCGTCTGGCATCCGCCGCGCGAGCTGTTCGGCGTGCCGGGCCTGCGCGCCATCTTCAATCTGGGCGCGGGCGTCGACGCGATCCTCGCCCACGAGCGCGAGCGGCCGGGCACGCTGCCCGGCACCGCCATGCTCGTGCGGCTAGAAGACTCGGGCATGGGCCGGCAAATGAGCGAATACGTGCAGCACGCCGTGCTGCGCTACCTGCGCCGCTTCGACGAATACGCGCTCGCTCAGGCGCGCCGCGAATGGCACGTGCTGGCGCCGCATCCGCACGAGACCTTCACGGTGGGCGTGCTCGGCCTTGGCGTGCTGGGCGCGCAAGTCGCACACGCGGTCGCTTCGCTCGGCGTGCCGGTACGCGGCTTTTCGCGCAGCACGAAGACAATCGAGGGCATCGAAACGTTCTCGGGCGAACTGCATGGCGAGCAGTTCGACGCCTTCCTCGACGGCGTCAAGGTGCTCGTGAACCTGCTGCCCGCCACGCCCGACACCGAAAGCGTGCTCAACGCGCGCACCTTCGGCAAGCTCTCGCGCGGCGCGTATCTCGTGAACGTCGCGCGTGGCACGCACCTGGACGAACAGGACCTGCTCGACGCGCTCGCGAACGGCACGCTTGCGGCGGCCACGCTCGACGTGTTCCGCGAAGAGCCGCTGCCGTCCGATCACCTCTTCTGGGGCGAGCCGCGCATCACGATCACGCCGCACAGTTCGGCGCTCACGTTGCGCGACGAAGCGATCTCGCAGGTCGCCGACAAGATCGGCGCGCTCGCTCGCGGCGAAACCGTGAGCGGCGTGGTGCATGTCGGGCGCGGTTACTGA
- a CDS encoding RBBP9/YdeN family alpha/beta hydrolase: MLSCAQMRWPPRLVTVPGLHGSDGAHWQSWLERQFARSLRAEQDDWDAPDLAVWGAALARRLAGERGPFLLAAHSFGCLVAAHALHAGVLGENGADIAGVLFVAPASPEKFRFAGAFEARQLPVPSILIGSETDPWMPLEGARALAQQLGSTFVNLGDAGHINTAAGFGPWPRAKYFVDTLIHGAAPGRLRDEAFDQSGPAYA, from the coding sequence ATGCTTTCGTGCGCGCAAATGCGTTGGCCGCCCCGCCTCGTTACCGTGCCGGGCCTGCACGGCAGCGACGGCGCTCACTGGCAGAGCTGGCTCGAACGGCAGTTCGCGCGCTCGCTGCGCGCGGAGCAGGACGACTGGGACGCGCCCGATCTCGCGGTTTGGGGCGCGGCGCTCGCGCGGCGGCTGGCCGGGGAGCGCGGGCCGTTCCTGCTGGCCGCGCACAGCTTCGGCTGTCTTGTGGCGGCGCATGCGCTGCATGCGGGTGTGCTGGGGGAAAACGGCGCCGACATTGCGGGCGTGCTGTTCGTCGCGCCCGCGAGTCCCGAGAAGTTCCGCTTTGCCGGCGCATTCGAGGCTCGGCAGCTTCCCGTGCCGTCCATCCTGATCGGCAGCGAGACCGACCCGTGGATGCCGCTCGAAGGCGCCCGCGCGCTTGCGCAGCAGTTGGGCAGCACGTTCGTGAATCTCGGCGATGCGGGTCACATCAACACGGCGGCAGGCTTCGGCCCGTGGCCGCGCGCCAAGTATTTCGTCGATACGCTGATCCACGGCGCAGCGCCGGGCAGGCTGCGCGACGAGGCGTTCGACCAGAGCGGTCCGGCGTACGCCTGA
- a CDS encoding acetate/propionate family kinase: protein MSSVQAQPADQGHVVLVVNAGSSSIKCSVYRVIEDDHVEGGARALHGAGGQIEGIGVAPRVVAHMADGRLIVDEKFPVAQVADHDAAFRLLRLVLAVGLRDTPPAAIGHRVVHGGARYADAVLINDEVIQELDALTPLAPLHQPHNLAAIRAVRQAAPELPQVACFDTAFHAGNDIMAQLFALPYSYYGEGVRRYGFHGLSYEYIAKHLHQVAPDIARGRVIVAHLGNGASLCAMKDGKSVETTMGLTALDGLPMGTRCGALDAGAVLWMMAKGMDYHAIEKVLYQESGLKGLSGLSSDMRELLASGSDRARLAIDFYTYRIAQEVGKLAVVLGGLDGLVFTAGIGEHAAPIRAQVCERLAPVFGTVLDAQANEVGSSQGNERVSTRDSRVPVFAIRTDEEGMIALHTARLLRSALKH from the coding sequence GTGAGCAGCGTCCAAGCCCAGCCGGCCGATCAAGGCCATGTCGTGCTCGTCGTGAATGCGGGTTCGTCGAGCATCAAGTGTTCGGTGTATCGCGTGATCGAAGACGACCACGTGGAAGGCGGTGCGCGCGCGCTGCATGGCGCGGGCGGACAGATCGAGGGTATCGGCGTCGCGCCGCGCGTGGTCGCGCATATGGCGGACGGACGCCTGATCGTCGACGAGAAGTTTCCCGTTGCCCAAGTCGCCGATCACGACGCCGCGTTTCGTCTCTTGCGTCTGGTGCTCGCCGTGGGTCTGCGCGACACGCCGCCCGCCGCGATCGGTCACCGGGTGGTGCACGGCGGCGCGCGTTATGCCGACGCCGTGCTCATCAACGACGAAGTGATTCAGGAACTGGACGCGCTCACGCCGCTCGCGCCGCTGCATCAGCCGCACAATCTCGCGGCGATTCGCGCGGTGCGTCAGGCCGCGCCCGAACTGCCGCAGGTCGCGTGCTTCGACACCGCGTTCCACGCGGGCAACGACATCATGGCGCAGCTGTTCGCGCTGCCGTACAGCTATTACGGCGAGGGCGTGCGGCGCTATGGCTTTCACGGCCTCTCGTACGAGTACATCGCCAAGCACCTGCATCAGGTCGCGCCCGACATTGCGCGCGGGCGCGTGATCGTCGCGCACCTGGGCAATGGCGCGAGCCTGTGCGCGATGAAGGACGGCAAGAGCGTGGAAACGACCATGGGCCTTACCGCGCTCGACGGCCTGCCCATGGGCACGCGCTGCGGCGCACTCGACGCGGGCGCCGTGCTCTGGATGATGGCGAAAGGCATGGATTACCACGCCATCGAGAAGGTGCTGTATCAGGAATCGGGCCTCAAGGGCCTCTCCGGACTGAGCAGCGACATGCGCGAACTGCTCGCAAGCGGCAGCGACCGGGCCAGGCTCGCCATCGACTTCTATACGTATCGCATCGCCCAGGAGGTGGGCAAGCTCGCGGTGGTGCTGGGCGGGCTCGACGGGCTCGTGTTCACGGCGGGCATCGGCGAGCATGCCGCGCCCATACGCGCGCAGGTGTGCGAACGGCTCGCGCCGGTTTTCGGCACCGTGCTCGACGCGCAAGCCAACGAGGTGGGCAGCAGCCAGGGCAATGAACGCGTGAGCACGCGCGACAGCCGCGTGCCGGTATTCGCGATCCGCACCGACGAAGAAGGGATGATCGCGCTCCATACGGCGCGCTTGTTGCGCTCGGCGCTCAAGCACTGA
- a CDS encoding bifunctional enoyl-CoA hydratase/phosphate acetyltransferase: MTSSPDKYSVLLARCGGLAPVPTAVAHPCDVSSLTGAIDAANLGLIVPILVGPEAKIHAVAEEADLRLDGVTIIDAPHSHASAELAVRAVREGEAELLMKGSLHSDELLHEVALGANGLRTERRLSHVFAMDVPSYHKPIFITDAAVNIFPKLADKADIVRNAIDLVQALGVGTPKVAILGAVETVSEKMPSTIDAAALCKMADRGQITGGLLDGPLAFDNAISAEAARIKGITSPVAGDPDILLVPDLEAGNMLAKQLTFLAGAEAAGIVLGARVPIILTSRADSVRSRIGSCAIAVLLAHARRSRKATEIL; this comes from the coding sequence ATGACGTCATCGCCCGACAAGTATTCGGTTCTGCTCGCCCGTTGCGGCGGCCTCGCGCCGGTGCCCACCGCCGTGGCGCATCCGTGCGACGTGTCCTCGCTCACCGGCGCGATCGACGCCGCGAACCTCGGCCTGATCGTGCCGATCCTGGTTGGCCCCGAAGCGAAAATCCACGCCGTAGCCGAGGAAGCCGACCTGCGCCTCGACGGCGTCACCATCATCGACGCGCCGCACAGCCACGCCTCCGCCGAACTCGCGGTGCGCGCCGTGCGCGAAGGCGAGGCCGAACTGCTCATGAAGGGCAGCCTGCACAGCGACGAGCTGCTGCACGAAGTCGCGCTCGGCGCGAACGGCCTGCGCACCGAGCGCCGCCTCTCGCACGTATTCGCGATGGACGTGCCGTCGTACCACAAGCCGATCTTCATCACGGACGCGGCCGTCAACATTTTCCCGAAGCTCGCCGACAAGGCCGATATCGTGCGCAACGCGATCGACCTCGTGCAGGCGCTGGGCGTGGGCACGCCCAAGGTCGCCATTCTCGGCGCGGTGGAAACCGTGTCCGAAAAGATGCCCTCCACCATCGACGCCGCCGCGCTCTGCAAGATGGCCGACCGCGGCCAGATCACGGGCGGCCTGCTCGACGGGCCGCTTGCCTTCGACAACGCGATCAGCGCCGAAGCCGCGCGCATCAAGGGCATCACCTCGCCCGTGGCCGGCGACCCCGACATCCTGCTCGTGCCCGACCTCGAAGCGGGCAACATGCTTGCCAAGCAGCTCACCTTCCTCGCCGGCGCGGAAGCGGCCGGCATCGTCCTCGGCGCGCGCGTGCCGATCATCCTCACGAGCCGCGCCGACAGCGTGCGCTCGCGCATCGGCAGCTGCGCGATCGCCGTGCTGCTCGCGCACGCGCGGCGCTCGCGCAAAGCAACGGAGATCCTGTGA
- a CDS encoding DUF3141 domain-containing protein: MAVSTSSPFSFLPTFAPGASFWPFASFWPLAGASDEESSPQTPLTQAASAVSSAVTQAIESAQTAPVPAQPLYDYLYDAWQRSILFLDVLRERGNQTYVHEQAGMPPVLAFDYEVIVDGRELADPCNYALLRIKPEEGVPTDPRMRPFVVIDPRAGHGPGIAGFKMDSEVGIALRKGHPCYFVTFFPVPCETQTIQSVAQAEGVFVQRVRELHPDADGLPFIIGNCQGGWAAALLAASAPALVGPLMLAGSPLSYWAGVRGKNPMRYSGGMLGGSWMSSLAADLGDGRFDGAYLVQNFEYLNPANTYWGKLYNLYSKVDSERERFLEFERWWGGHFQLNRAEIDWIVQNLFVGNHLTRNEVFAKNARSPVDLRNIRTPIIVLASWGDNITPPQQALNWIPDLYASVDEIVANEQVIVYCLHDKVGHLGIFVSASVANKEHTELFSALDLIDVLPPGLYEAKITDSTPEAGRLEALEGRYEIRFERRTIEDILALDDGRDDEQPFEVVRRFAENNQRLYDLFVSPFVRASTNAYSAHALRESHPSRVERSVISDANPALGVLPAVAEAVREHRKPAAPDNPFTLLEKQTSATIEASLDAYRDARDAWIESTFYNVYTAPWVQAWVGVTPNQPLEPIAPPLMALRKELAQYRLRAARAHLTKGTLVDAFMRIAAYIVDEMHTVQYRPFQRMRELAREYLGDRQPSIAELKEAARRQGAIVQLDPQAAIEALPELVPEMKTRRALLAAVYRIATVSGPLEGERRERYRDVQRALGVEPGSEKSGLPPLDDGGSSSDGGGVSGADGGAAGDGSLEPGVKASAAAAQAEEPEASAVSAKATRAKAAAASESAVAPTKHIRAARAGVKVKAAEPAEAKKAPAAAKTAARRSRAASTPTATRAAGTTATRRRATRSAGE, encoded by the coding sequence GTGGCAGTTTCCACCTCCTCGCCGTTTTCGTTTTTGCCCACGTTCGCACCGGGCGCGTCTTTCTGGCCCTTTGCGTCTTTCTGGCCCCTCGCGGGCGCGTCCGACGAGGAGTCATCGCCCCAGACGCCGCTGACCCAAGCCGCATCGGCTGTCTCTTCGGCTGTCACCCAGGCGATCGAATCGGCGCAAACCGCGCCTGTGCCCGCGCAACCGCTCTACGATTACCTCTACGACGCCTGGCAGCGCAGCATCTTGTTCCTCGACGTGCTGCGCGAGCGCGGCAACCAGACCTATGTGCACGAGCAGGCGGGCATGCCGCCCGTACTCGCGTTCGACTACGAAGTGATCGTCGATGGCCGTGAACTCGCCGATCCCTGCAACTACGCACTCCTGCGCATCAAGCCCGAAGAGGGCGTGCCGACCGATCCGCGCATGCGCCCGTTCGTCGTGATCGATCCGCGTGCGGGCCACGGCCCGGGTATTGCCGGGTTCAAGATGGACAGTGAAGTCGGCATCGCGCTGCGCAAGGGTCACCCGTGCTACTTCGTGACCTTCTTCCCGGTGCCCTGCGAAACGCAGACGATCCAGTCGGTCGCGCAGGCCGAAGGCGTATTCGTGCAACGCGTGCGCGAGCTGCATCCCGACGCGGACGGCCTGCCGTTCATCATCGGCAACTGCCAGGGCGGCTGGGCCGCGGCGCTGCTCGCGGCTTCCGCGCCCGCGCTGGTCGGCCCGCTGATGCTCGCGGGCTCGCCGCTGTCGTACTGGGCCGGCGTGCGCGGCAAGAACCCCATGCGCTATTCGGGCGGCATGCTGGGCGGCTCGTGGATGTCCTCGCTCGCCGCGGACCTCGGTGACGGCCGCTTCGACGGCGCGTATCTCGTGCAGAACTTCGAATACCTGAATCCGGCCAACACATACTGGGGCAAGCTCTACAACCTCTATTCGAAGGTCGATTCCGAGCGCGAGCGCTTCCTCGAATTCGAGCGCTGGTGGGGCGGCCATTTCCAGCTGAACCGCGCCGAGATCGACTGGATCGTGCAGAACCTGTTCGTCGGCAATCACCTCACGCGCAACGAGGTGTTCGCGAAGAACGCGCGCTCGCCGGTGGACCTGCGCAACATCCGCACGCCGATCATCGTGCTCGCCTCCTGGGGCGACAACATCACGCCGCCGCAGCAGGCGCTCAACTGGATTCCCGACCTGTACGCGAGCGTCGACGAGATCGTCGCCAACGAGCAGGTGATCGTGTACTGCCTGCACGACAAGGTGGGGCACCTCGGCATTTTCGTTTCGGCGAGCGTGGCCAATAAGGAGCACACCGAACTATTCTCGGCGCTCGATCTGATCGACGTGCTGCCGCCGGGCCTCTACGAAGCGAAGATCACCGACTCGACGCCGGAAGCCGGGCGCCTCGAAGCGCTCGAAGGGCGCTACGAGATCCGCTTCGAGCGTCGAACCATCGAAGACATTCTCGCGCTCGACGACGGCCGCGACGACGAGCAGCCCTTCGAGGTCGTGCGCCGTTTTGCGGAGAACAACCAGCGTCTCTATGACCTGTTCGTTTCGCCGTTCGTGCGCGCGTCGACCAATGCGTACAGCGCGCATGCGCTGCGCGAGTCGCACCCGTCGCGCGTGGAGCGCAGCGTGATCAGCGACGCGAACCCCGCGCTCGGCGTGCTGCCGGCCGTAGCGGAAGCGGTGCGAGAGCATCGCAAGCCGGCCGCGCCCGATAATCCGTTCACGCTGCTTGAAAAGCAGACTTCGGCCACGATCGAGGCGTCGCTGGACGCGTACCGCGACGCGCGCGACGCCTGGATCGAAAGCACCTTCTACAACGTCTACACCGCGCCGTGGGTGCAGGCCTGGGTGGGTGTCACGCCGAACCAGCCGCTCGAGCCGATTGCGCCGCCACTCATGGCGCTGCGCAAGGAGCTCGCGCAGTACCGCTTGCGCGCGGCGCGCGCGCATCTCACGAAGGGCACGCTCGTCGACGCGTTCATGCGCATTGCCGCGTACATCGTCGACGAAATGCATACCGTGCAGTACCGGCCGTTCCAGCGCATGCGTGAGCTTGCACGCGAGTATCTCGGCGATCGTCAGCCGAGCATTGCCGAGCTGAAGGAAGCGGCGCGCCGCCAGGGCGCGATCGTGCAGCTCGACCCGCAGGCGGCGATCGAGGCATTGCCCGAACTCGTGCCCGAAATGAAAACGCGCCGGGCGCTGCTCGCGGCCGTGTACCGCATCGCGACTGTGTCCGGGCCGCTCGAAGGCGAGCGGCGCGAGCGCTATCGCGATGTGCAGCGCGCGTTGGGCGTCGAGCCGGGCAGCGAGAAGTCGGGCCTGCCGCCGCTCGATGACGGCGGGTCGTCGTCGGATGGCGGCGGTGTTTCCGGCGCTGATGGCGGTGCGGCGGGTGACGGCAGTCTGGAGCCGGGCGTCAAGGCATCGGCTGCCGCCGCGCAAGCCGAGGAACCTGAAGCATCGGCGGTTTCCGCGAAGGCCACCCGCGCGAAGGCGGCCGCAGCGAGCGAAAGCGCCGTCGCTCCGACGAAGCACATTCGTGCGGCGCGCGCCGGCGTGAAGGTGAAGGCAGCGGAGCCGGCCGAAGCGAAGAAGGCGCCGGCTGCCGCCAAAACGGCGGCGCGCCGCTCGCGTGCGGCGTCCACGCCCACGGCCACGCGCGCCGCGGGCACGACAGCCACGCGCCGCCGCGCGACGCGCAGCGCGGGCGAGTAA
- the fabI gene encoding enoyl-ACP reductase FabI: MHTPPERPLAGMRALVTGIANADSIAYGCARAFADLGAQLAITYLNDKAKPYVEPLASELGAQLLLPLNVEEDGQLDAVFDAVRETWGALDIVLHSIAYAPKEDLQGGLLDSSAKGFAYAMDVSCHSFIRMAKRAAPLMPHGGTLFAMSYDGANRVVPNYNLMGPVKAALEASCRYLAYELGPLGIRVHAISPGPLKTRAASGLPDFDRMLAEAVDRAPLGELVDIMDVGYATAYLATRYARRMSGNTVYIDGGAHIMA, encoded by the coding sequence ATGCATACCCCTCCCGAACGGCCGCTTGCCGGCATGCGCGCGCTCGTCACCGGCATCGCGAACGCCGATTCGATCGCTTACGGCTGCGCCCGCGCGTTCGCCGATCTCGGCGCGCAACTCGCCATCACTTATCTCAACGACAAGGCCAAGCCCTACGTCGAACCGCTCGCGAGCGAACTGGGCGCGCAATTGCTGCTGCCGCTGAACGTCGAGGAAGACGGCCAACTGGACGCCGTGTTCGATGCCGTGCGCGAGACGTGGGGTGCGCTCGATATCGTGCTGCACTCCATCGCCTATGCGCCGAAGGAAGATCTGCAGGGCGGCCTGCTCGATTCGTCGGCAAAGGGCTTCGCCTATGCGATGGACGTGTCGTGCCACTCGTTCATCCGCATGGCGAAGCGCGCCGCTCCACTCATGCCGCACGGCGGCACGCTGTTCGCCATGAGCTACGACGGCGCGAACCGCGTCGTGCCCAACTACAACCTCATGGGTCCCGTGAAGGCGGCGCTCGAAGCGTCGTGCCGTTATCTCGCGTACGAGCTTGGGCCGCTCGGCATTCGCGTGCACGCCATCTCGCCTGGGCCGCTCAAAACGCGCGCCGCCTCGGGCCTGCCCGACTTCGACCGCATGCTCGCGGAGGCCGTGGACCGCGCACCGCTTGGCGAACTCGTCGACATCATGGACGTGGGTTACGCAACCGCGTATCTGGCTACGCGCTACGCGCGCCGCATGAGCGGCAACACCGTGTACATCGACGGCGGCGCGCACATCATGGCGTGA
- a CDS encoding sulfate ABC transporter substrate-binding protein: protein MAGLGRTARWLGAGIIALSAAAAHAETSLLNVSYDVTRELYKDINASFIADYQKKTGETLSIKQSHGASSAQALSVLQGLQADVVTMNQPNDIDLLAQQGHLVPANWRTRLPNASAPYTTTMVFLVRKGNPKHIKDWDDLAKPGVQVVIANPKTSGNGRYAYLAAWGYRKQQGASDAQALDFERALLKNVPVLDAGGRGATTTFTQRDIGDVLVTFENEVALIDTGVGAKDFEAVYPSVSLLAEPPVTIVDKVVDKRGTRKTAQAYLDFLYTPAAQEIIAQHHLRPRDAAVLAKHANEFKPIKTFTVEQVFGSWQNAQATHFADGGTFDQIVADRK from the coding sequence ATGGCAGGTTTGGGACGCACGGCGCGCTGGCTCGGCGCGGGCATCATCGCATTGAGCGCGGCGGCGGCGCACGCCGAAACGTCGCTGCTGAACGTCTCGTACGACGTGACGCGCGAGCTGTACAAGGACATCAACGCGAGCTTCATCGCCGACTATCAGAAGAAGACCGGCGAAACCCTGTCGATCAAGCAGTCGCACGGCGCTTCGAGCGCGCAGGCGCTCTCGGTGCTGCAAGGCCTGCAAGCCGACGTCGTGACGATGAATCAGCCCAACGACATCGACCTGCTCGCACAGCAGGGGCATCTCGTGCCCGCCAACTGGCGCACGCGCCTGCCCAACGCGAGCGCGCCCTATACGACGACGATGGTGTTCCTCGTGCGCAAGGGCAATCCCAAACACATCAAGGACTGGGACGATCTCGCGAAGCCGGGCGTGCAGGTCGTGATCGCCAACCCGAAGACCTCGGGCAATGGCCGCTATGCGTATCTGGCCGCATGGGGCTACCGCAAGCAGCAGGGCGCGAGCGACGCGCAGGCGCTCGACTTCGAGCGCGCGCTGCTGAAGAACGTACCCGTGCTCGACGCGGGCGGCCGGGGCGCGACGACGACGTTCACGCAACGCGACATCGGCGACGTGCTCGTGACCTTCGAAAACGAAGTGGCGCTCATCGACACGGGCGTGGGTGCGAAGGACTTCGAAGCAGTTTATCCCTCGGTGAGTTTGCTGGCGGAGCCGCCGGTCACGATCGTCGACAAGGTCGTGGACAAGCGCGGCACGCGCAAGACGGCGCAGGCGTATCTCGACTTTCTGTATACGCCCGCCGCGCAGGAGATCATCGCGCAGCACCATCTGCGTCCGCGCGATGCCGCCGTGCTCGCGAAGCACGCAAACGAGTTCAAGCCGATCAAGACCTTCACGGTCGAGCAGGTGTTCGGCAGCTGGCAGAACGCGCAGGCCACGCATTTCGCCGATGGCGGCACGTTCGATCAGATCGTCGCGGATCGCAAGTAA
- a CDS encoding ABC transporter substrate-binding protein, producing MRFTSPTARALVPGFVPGLVLATSLGAACAFAATPAFAKPLTVCTESSPDGFDVVQFNSLVTTNASADVIFNALVAYDEAQKKVVPSLADKWEVSADGLTYTFHLRPNVAFQTTEWFKPTRTLDADDVVFTFERMLDANNPWHKVAGASGFPHAQSMGLVKLVKSVTKVDANTVKFELNEPNATFLSILTMGFASIYSSEYADQLLKAGKQVDLNAKPVGTGPFALKSYTKDALIRYDVNPTYWGPKPKVDRLIYAITPDAAVRAQKVKAGECQIALSPKPQDVATAKQDSALKVVETPAFMTAFVALNTQKKPLDNQKVRQALNMAFDRTTYLKAIFDNTATPATNPWPPITWGYDKSIQPYPYDPAKAKQLLADAGYANGFSTTIWVRPNGSVLNPNPRAGAELLQADFAKIGVKAEIKVIEWGELIKQAKQGQHDTLFMGWAGDNGDPDNYLSPLFSCNAVQSGINFARFCDPQLDKLIADGKATADQAKRVKLYEAAQQIIHDQALWIPLGYPTAAAITRTNVSGYQVSPFGRQNFASVAVQ from the coding sequence ATGCGCTTCACCTCGCCCACCGCGCGCGCCCTCGTGCCTGGATTCGTACCTGGACTCGTGCTCGCGACCTCGCTTGGCGCCGCTTGCGCGTTCGCGGCCACGCCCGCGTTCGCCAAACCGCTGACGGTCTGCACCGAGTCGAGCCCCGATGGCTTCGACGTCGTGCAGTTCAACTCGCTCGTCACGACCAACGCGTCCGCCGATGTCATCTTCAATGCGCTCGTGGCCTACGACGAAGCGCAAAAGAAGGTCGTGCCCTCGCTCGCGGACAAGTGGGAAGTGAGCGCCGACGGTCTGACCTACACGTTCCACCTGCGGCCCAACGTGGCGTTCCAGACGACCGAATGGTTCAAGCCCACGCGCACGCTCGACGCCGACGACGTGGTCTTCACGTTCGAGCGCATGCTCGACGCGAACAATCCGTGGCACAAGGTGGCAGGCGCGAGCGGCTTCCCGCACGCGCAGTCGATGGGCCTCGTGAAGCTCGTGAAGTCGGTCACGAAGGTCGACGCGAACACGGTGAAGTTCGAACTCAACGAGCCGAACGCCACGTTCCTCTCGATCCTCACGATGGGCTTCGCGTCGATCTATTCGTCCGAGTACGCCGACCAGTTGCTCAAGGCCGGCAAGCAGGTCGACCTCAATGCGAAGCCGGTGGGCACCGGCCCGTTCGCGCTCAAGAGCTACACGAAGGACGCGCTGATCCGCTACGACGTGAACCCGACGTACTGGGGGCCGAAACCGAAGGTGGACCGCCTGATCTACGCCATCACGCCCGACGCCGCCGTACGCGCGCAGAAGGTGAAGGCCGGCGAATGCCAGATCGCGCTCTCGCCCAAGCCCCAGGACGTGGCGACGGCGAAGCAGGACAGCGCGCTCAAGGTGGTGGAAACGCCCGCGTTCATGACAGCGTTTGTCGCGCTCAACACGCAGAAGAAGCCGCTCGACAACCAGAAGGTGCGCCAGGCACTGAACATGGCGTTCGACCGCACCACCTACCTGAAGGCGATTTTCGACAACACGGCCACGCCCGCGACGAACCCCTGGCCGCCCATCACCTGGGGCTACGACAAGTCGATCCAGCCGTACCCGTATGACCCGGCGAAGGCGAAGCAACTGCTCGCCGACGCGGGTTACGCCAACGGCTTCTCGACGACGATCTGGGTGCGTCCGAACGGCAGCGTGCTGAACCCGAACCCGCGCGCGGGCGCCGAGCTGCTGCAGGCCGATTTCGCGAAGATCGGCGTGAAGGCGGAGATCAAGGTGATCGAGTGGGGCGAGCTGATCAAGCAAGCGAAGCAGGGCCAGCACGACACGCTCTTCATGGGCTGGGCCGGCGACAACGGCGACCCCGACAACTATCTCTCGCCGCTCTTTAGCTGCAATGCGGTGCAGTCGGGCATCAACTTCGCGCGCTTTTGCGATCCGCAGCTCGACAAGCTGATCGCCGACGGCAAGGCGACCGCCGATCAGGCCAAGCGCGTGAAGCTCTACGAAGCCGCGCAGCAGATCATCCACGACCAGGCGCTGTGGATTCCGCTCGGCTACCCGACCGCCGCCGCCATCACGCGTACGAACGTAAGCGGCTATCAGGTGAGCCCGTTCGGCCGCCAGAACTTCGCGAGCGTCGCGGTGCAGTAA
- a CDS encoding SDR family oxidoreductase, with amino-acid sequence MQDAPLKVFITGASSGIGAALAAEYARQGAILGLVARRGEALAGFRQSHPDRSISIYPADVRDADALAAAARDFIAQHGMPDIVIANAGVSRGVLTGEGDLATFRDVMDTNYFGMVATFEPFASAMAKAKRGTLVGIASVAGVRGLPGSGAYSASKAAALAYLEALRVEMRPFGVPVVTISPGYIRTPMTAKNPYRMPFLMDADQFAAKAAQAIARGTAFAVFPWPMRVAATMLRALPRWVYDRLFEKAPRKPRAASH; translated from the coding sequence ATGCAAGACGCGCCACTGAAGGTCTTCATCACCGGCGCGTCGAGCGGCATTGGCGCCGCGCTCGCCGCCGAATACGCGCGGCAGGGCGCCATTCTCGGGCTCGTCGCGCGCCGCGGCGAGGCCCTTGCCGGCTTCCGGCAGTCCCACCCCGATCGCTCCATCTCGATCTATCCCGCCGACGTGCGCGACGCCGATGCGCTCGCCGCCGCCGCGCGCGACTTCATCGCACAGCACGGCATGCCCGACATCGTCATCGCCAATGCGGGCGTGAGCCGCGGCGTGCTGACGGGCGAAGGCGACCTCGCCACGTTCCGCGACGTGATGGACACCAACTACTTCGGCATGGTCGCCACCTTCGAGCCGTTCGCCTCGGCGATGGCGAAAGCGAAGCGCGGCACGCTCGTGGGCATTGCGAGCGTGGCAGGCGTGCGCGGGCTGCCGGGCTCGGGTGCATACAGCGCCTCGAAGGCTGCGGCGCTCGCCTATCTCGAAGCGCTGCGCGTGGAAATGCGCCCGTTCGGCGTGCCCGTGGTCACGATCTCGCCGGGCTATATCCGCACGCCCATGACGGCGAAGAATCCGTACCGCATGCCCTTCCTGATGGACGCGGACCAGTTCGCGGCGAAGGCCGCGCAGGCCATCGCGCGCGGCACCGCGTTCGCGGTGTTCCCCTGGCCGATGCGCGTAGCCGCCACGATGCTGCGCGCACTGCCGCGCTGGGTCTACGACCGCCTCTTCGAAAAGGCGCCGCGCAAGCCGCGCGCAGCCAGCCACTGA